A genomic stretch from Flavobacterium nitratireducens includes:
- a CDS encoding MFS transporter: MLRLNLIGSFRAQGKIKKSFRNAKISYLNRVRLAVASFYFAMGLCFATWASRIPDIRVALHLSDADLGSILFALPVGQLTMMAFSGKLVTRFGSHRLLVISLSVYAFCLTNLGLATNAWQLALALYVFGMFGNMNNIAVNTQGVYTEQLFKKTIMASFHGVWSFAGFTGALLGLGMLALDLIPYYHFIIVGIITILLIVFNYKYLVKAKEKRKAPEKKKLFSKPDSALIWLGVIGFGSMASEGIMFDWSGIYFKDIVQAPGPLIILGYTSFMIMMATGRFLGDGMINRYGRKLVLQTGGILISTGLFTTVFFPIWFRQ, encoded by the coding sequence TTGTTACGATTAAATTTAATAGGGAGCTTTAGAGCGCAAGGAAAGATAAAAAAGAGTTTTAGAAATGCTAAGATTTCTTATTTAAATAGAGTTCGACTTGCTGTAGCTTCTTTTTATTTTGCAATGGGTTTGTGTTTTGCTACTTGGGCAAGTAGGATTCCAGATATTAGAGTAGCGCTTCATCTTAGTGATGCCGATTTAGGTTCTATTTTATTTGCTTTGCCTGTGGGACAATTAACCATGATGGCTTTCTCGGGTAAATTAGTTACACGTTTTGGCAGTCATCGTTTATTGGTTATTTCGTTGAGTGTATATGCTTTTTGTTTGACTAATTTAGGATTAGCTACAAATGCCTGGCAGCTTGCACTGGCTTTATATGTTTTTGGAATGTTTGGGAATATGAACAATATTGCTGTCAATACCCAAGGCGTTTATACCGAACAACTTTTCAAAAAAACCATCATGGCCTCTTTTCATGGAGTATGGAGTTTTGCAGGTTTTACAGGAGCTTTACTTGGTTTAGGAATGTTAGCATTGGATTTAATTCCGTACTATCATTTTATTATAGTAGGAATTATTACTATTTTACTTATCGTATTCAATTATAAATATTTGGTGAAAGCCAAAGAAAAACGAAAAGCTCCGGAGAAGAAAAAACTGTTTTCAAAACCTGATTCGGCTTTGATTTGGTTGGGAGTTATAGGATTTGGTTCAATGGCAAGCGAAGGAATTATGTTTGATTGGAGCGGAATTTATTTCAAAGATATTGTTCAGGCACCGGGACCACTAATCATTTTAGGTTATACCTCATTTATGATTATGATGGCTACTGGACGTTTTTTAGGCGACGGTATGATTAATCGTTATGGAAGGAAATTAGTATTGCAAACTGGAGGAATTCTTATTTCTACAGGACTGTTTACAACCGTATTTTTTCCTATTTGGTTTCGTCAATGA
- a CDS encoding RagB/SusD family nutrient uptake outer membrane protein, with translation MSNEDLWNKIADDFIFAYDNLPQSQEQVGRADKNAAAAYLAKLRLYQAYEQNDTHQVININAARLQEVIDYADDVTGSLETDFGNNFLDGHDNGSESIWAVQFSINDGTNTGRVSFVTGLNSPHGTPLYGCCGFHMASQNMVNAFRTDANGLPLLDTFNNSDIFNTISNGDAVLASGVTIDPRIDHTVGVPGRPFKYKNTLKASGDMVYKFSWARDPGVYGYFGNMKEQQSPDCSCYVKNGPFIGTSKNVDFIRYADVLLFKAEALIQLNRYTEALPIINLIRARAAASTAMPLAAGASDVYNVQPYVSFPSKEYAMKALMFERRLEFGMEGPRFFDLVRWGIAEQVLNAYLTEEKTKKDFLSNAKFTAGRDEYYPIPQREIDFTGGLYKQNPGY, from the coding sequence TTGTCAAATGAAGATTTATGGAATAAAATTGCAGACGATTTTATTTTCGCATATGATAATTTGCCTCAATCTCAAGAACAAGTGGGTAGAGCTGACAAAAATGCTGCTGCGGCCTATTTGGCAAAATTAAGATTGTATCAGGCATATGAGCAAAATGATACGCACCAAGTTATAAATATTAATGCAGCTAGATTACAGGAAGTAATTGATTATGCGGATGATGTAACGGGTAGTTTGGAAACCGATTTTGGGAATAACTTTTTAGACGGTCACGATAATGGTTCCGAATCTATTTGGGCAGTTCAGTTTTCTATCAATGATGGTACCAATACCGGCAGAGTGAGTTTTGTTACCGGATTGAATTCACCTCACGGTACACCACTTTATGGATGTTGTGGTTTTCATATGGCAAGTCAGAACATGGTTAATGCTTTTAGAACGGATGCAAATGGTTTGCCATTATTGGATACATTCAATAATAGCGATATTTTTAATACTATCAGTAATGGGGATGCAGTTTTAGCTTCCGGAGTTACTATTGACCCAAGAATTGACCATACGGTTGGGGTCCCTGGAAGACCATTCAAATATAAAAATACATTGAAAGCTTCCGGAGATATGGTTTATAAATTCAGTTGGGCGAGAGATCCGGGAGTTTATGGTTACTTTGGAAATATGAAAGAGCAACAATCTCCGGACTGTTCTTGTTATGTGAAAAACGGACCATTCATTGGTACTTCAAAAAATGTTGATTTTATCAGATATGCAGATGTATTGCTATTTAAAGCAGAGGCTTTAATACAATTGAACAGATATACGGAAGCCTTGCCTATCATCAACTTGATAAGAGCCAGAGCAGCCGCCAGTACTGCAATGCCTTTGGCAGCAGGAGCTTCAGATGTGTACAATGTGCAACCTTATGTTTCTTTTCCTTCAAAAGAATATGCCATGAAAGCACTGATGTTTGAAAGAAGATTGGAGTTTGGAATGGAAGGGCCTCGATTCTTTGATTTGGTAAGATGGGGTATTGCAGAGCAAGTTTTGAATGCTTATCTTACTGAGGAGAAAACGAAAAAAGATTTCTTGTCAAATGCAAAATTTACAGCGGGTAGAGATGAATATTATCCAATACCTCAAAGAGAAATTGATTTTACAGGAGGATTATATAAACAAAATCCTGGTTATTAA
- a CDS encoding carbohydrate kinase family protein has protein sequence MLWDEFPTHKKIGGAPLNVALRMNSLGATITIISKIGNDTNGEEIIKYIDNHKVNSELIQIDNDYKTGVVHVMINEKGNASYDIHYPSAWDKICISDKMIKIISDADAFVFGSLVCRDEVSRSTLMTLLDKAKYKILDANLRAPYYTLDILIELMNKADFIKLNDEELVEISKKMNSPYNSFEQNIKFISEKTNTQQICVTKGAFGAVLYNKGKFYYNSGYFVNVVDTVGAGDSFLATLIIRLLKGKSPQKSLNYACAIGALVAASEGANPDISIEQLKSFMNI, from the coding sequence GTGTTATGGGATGAATTCCCAACACATAAAAAAATTGGTGGGGCTCCTTTAAATGTAGCTTTAAGAATGAATTCTTTAGGTGCAACGATTACCATAATTAGCAAGATTGGTAACGATACAAATGGAGAGGAAATTATAAAATATATTGACAATCACAAAGTAAATTCAGAATTAATTCAAATTGATAATGATTATAAGACTGGAGTTGTACATGTGATGATTAATGAAAAAGGGAATGCTTCTTATGATATTCATTATCCTTCTGCATGGGATAAAATTTGCATATCTGATAAAATGATTAAAATAATTAGCGATGCTGATGCTTTTGTTTTTGGGAGCTTGGTTTGTAGAGATGAGGTATCAAGGTCAACTTTAATGACTCTTTTAGATAAAGCAAAATATAAAATTTTGGATGCCAATTTAAGAGCTCCATATTATACTTTAGACATATTAATCGAATTAATGAATAAAGCTGATTTTATAAAACTGAATGATGAAGAGTTAGTTGAAATAAGCAAAAAAATGAATTCTCCTTATAATTCCTTTGAGCAAAATATAAAATTTATTTCTGAGAAGACTAATACTCAGCAGATTTGTGTAACGAAAGGCGCTTTTGGAGCGGTATTATACAACAAAGGAAAGTTTTATTATAATAGTGGCTATTTTGTAAATGTAGTAGATACCGTTGGGGCAGGAGATTCCTTTTTGGCAACACTAATCATTAGATTATTAAAAGGTAAATCACCACAAAAATCTTTAAATTACGCTTGTGCTATTGGTGCTCTGGTAGCTGCAAGTGAAGGAGCAAACCCTGATATTTCTATTGAGCAACTAAAATCATTTATGAATATTTAA
- a CDS encoding TonB-dependent receptor gives MKYFLVLLLSFGAFKSVIAQNQARIIAKVLDSKTLKPLVGVVVSIQNTSYTQLSNSDGIVIFESIHAADYLILFHSQGYKDALFPVSTQNSLEVDLGTIVLELDQITDQQAALIQLLEDDLTDDNSSSETTSGLLQSSKDAFQQAAAFNWGQARFRIRGLDIENASTMINGIIMNKIYDGRPNWNNWGGLNDATRNQEFSVGTTPSDYTFGGILGTQEINTRASIYREGSRLTFSGTNTNYTWRAMATYASGMSNKGWAYVVSAGKRYAQEGYFHGTNYDANSLFFSIEKKLNDQHSLNILGFYTPNERGKNSPNTAEVIQLTNEKYNSYWGYQNGKIRNSRVRTVAEPIVMLNHYFKVNDHSNLNSGLMYQWGKVGNSNVDYQNANSPDPTYYRKMPSYYLSMYAPDNGEYSGDFTPDYENAAKSKEAFLAHPQIDWEAMYRANQNPVVDSNSNIIGYVPAQSHYVLYEDRSDDKTLSMSTNFNSQLNENMIFNTGISFRDLKSHNFQKLLDLLGGTFFEDIDGFYSGSQAQSDLNNPNRQVKVGDLYGYNYKLSATAVEAFTQFKFSYNKVDFYLAQSFSKTNYQREGWYKNGIYPTTSFGKSQKLNFENYGFKGGVLFKIAGNQLFNCNAAHLTRPPNLRNSFSNARLNNSVVDGLESETLNSIDATYIFRTPKIKTRLTAYYATINNTTKVSFFYAEGIFDNEAGYTNTNAFVSQTLTRLDKKNWGAEFSLEYQIDPTLKTTFSAAYGQYTYDSNPNVSFNNDAVASVDNTTPSFDFGTALLKNYKQAGMPQQAYSLGLEYRNPKYWWVGTNVNFLADTYIDISPLSRTNRFYTNPASGFPFPEATEERAAELLRQEKLDSVLLLNLIGGKSWRFKSNTLGLFVSINNLLDSQFKTGGYEQARNANFRQLNQDVSSGSPAFGNKYFNGFGRTYFVNLYFSF, from the coding sequence ATGAAATATTTTCTTGTTCTACTTTTGAGTTTTGGGGCATTCAAAAGTGTAATTGCACAAAATCAGGCGCGAATTATAGCTAAGGTTTTAGATTCTAAAACGTTGAAACCACTTGTAGGTGTTGTGGTTTCTATTCAAAATACCTCCTATACACAACTTTCTAATTCGGATGGAATAGTCATTTTTGAGTCCATTCACGCTGCCGATTATTTAATTCTATTTCATAGTCAAGGCTATAAAGATGCTTTGTTTCCAGTTTCAACTCAAAATTCATTAGAAGTCGATTTAGGAACTATTGTATTAGAACTAGACCAAATTACGGACCAACAAGCAGCTCTTATTCAACTTTTGGAAGACGATTTGACAGATGATAACAGTAGTTCAGAAACTACTTCGGGTTTATTACAATCTTCTAAAGATGCCTTTCAACAAGCGGCCGCTTTCAATTGGGGACAAGCTCGTTTTCGAATCAGGGGTTTGGATATTGAAAATGCAAGTACCATGATTAATGGAATCATAATGAATAAAATATATGATGGTAGACCCAATTGGAACAACTGGGGCGGTCTCAATGATGCAACTCGAAATCAGGAATTCTCGGTAGGAACGACTCCTTCTGATTATACCTTTGGAGGAATTTTAGGGACACAGGAAATCAATACTAGGGCTTCCATTTATAGAGAAGGAAGCCGACTGACTTTTTCAGGAACAAATACAAATTATACTTGGCGTGCTATGGCAACCTACGCTTCAGGAATGAGTAACAAAGGCTGGGCTTATGTGGTTTCGGCAGGGAAACGCTATGCACAAGAAGGGTATTTTCACGGCACAAATTATGATGCTAATTCTTTGTTTTTTAGTATCGAAAAGAAATTAAACGACCAGCATTCACTTAACATTTTAGGCTTTTATACCCCAAATGAAAGAGGTAAAAATTCGCCAAATACGGCCGAAGTAATCCAATTAACAAACGAAAAATACAATTCGTATTGGGGATACCAAAATGGGAAAATTAGAAATTCCAGAGTGCGAACTGTTGCCGAACCCATAGTGATGCTCAACCATTATTTTAAAGTTAACGACCATAGCAATCTCAATTCGGGTCTAATGTACCAATGGGGAAAAGTAGGCAACAGCAATGTTGATTATCAAAATGCTAATAGTCCTGATCCTACTTATTATCGAAAAATGCCAAGCTATTATTTGTCCATGTATGCTCCTGACAACGGAGAATATTCGGGAGATTTTACACCCGATTATGAAAATGCAGCGAAAAGTAAAGAAGCTTTTTTAGCCCATCCCCAAATCGATTGGGAAGCGATGTATCGTGCCAATCAAAATCCTGTAGTGGATTCAAATTCTAATATCATTGGTTATGTGCCAGCGCAAAGTCATTATGTGTTGTACGAGGATCGTTCCGACGATAAAACATTGTCCATGTCTACTAATTTCAATTCGCAACTTAATGAAAATATGATTTTCAATACCGGAATCTCTTTTCGGGACTTGAAGTCGCATAATTTTCAAAAACTCTTGGATTTATTAGGCGGAACTTTTTTTGAAGATATTGATGGGTTTTATAGTGGTTCTCAAGCACAATCCGACTTGAATAATCCCAATCGTCAGGTGAAAGTGGGTGATCTTTATGGTTATAATTATAAGCTTTCGGCAACTGCTGTAGAAGCCTTTACTCAGTTTAAATTTTCCTATAACAAAGTTGATTTTTATTTGGCTCAGTCGTTTTCGAAAACCAATTACCAACGAGAAGGTTGGTATAAAAACGGAATTTATCCCACGACTTCTTTTGGCAAAAGTCAAAAACTTAACTTTGAAAATTATGGATTCAAAGGGGGCGTTCTTTTTAAAATTGCTGGAAATCAATTGTTTAATTGTAATGCCGCGCATCTAACAAGACCACCTAATTTGAGAAACAGTTTTTCTAATGCCCGTTTGAATAATAGTGTGGTGGACGGACTGGAAAGTGAAACACTCAATAGTATTGATGCGACTTATATTTTTCGGACTCCAAAAATCAAAACCCGATTGACCGCTTATTATGCAACGATTAATAATACAACGAAAGTCAGCTTTTTTTATGCCGAAGGAATTTTTGATAATGAAGCAGGTTATACGAATACAAATGCTTTTGTGAGTCAGACATTGACTCGTTTGGATAAAAAGAATTGGGGAGCCGAATTCAGTTTGGAATACCAAATAGACCCCACGCTTAAAACTACTTTTTCTGCTGCTTATGGTCAATATACCTATGATAGCAACCCGAATGTGAGCTTTAATAATGATGCGGTGGCAAGTGTTGATAACACAACACCTTCATTTGATTTTGGAACCGCACTTTTAAAAAATTACAAACAGGCAGGTATGCCGCAGCAGGCGTATAGTTTAGGATTGGAATACCGAAATCCTAAATATTGGTGGGTTGGAACCAATGTGAATTTCTTAGCCGATACTTATATTGATATTTCGCCACTATCCAGAACCAATCGTTTTTATACCAATCCAGCTAGCGGTTTTCCATTTCCAGAAGCAACTGAGGAAAGAGCAGCCGAATTATTGCGACAAGAAAAATTGGATTCGGTTTTATTGCTCAATTTGATTGGTGGTAAATCTTGGCGATTTAAAAGTAACACGCTCGGACTTTTTGTGAGTATTAATAATTTGCTGGACTCACAATTTAAAACAGGTGGTTATGAGCAAGCCCGAAATGCCAATTTTAGGCAACTCAATCAAGATGTTTCCAGTGGTTCACCTGCTTTTGGTAACAAGTATTTCAATGGTTTTGGCCGCACTTATTTTGTAAATCTGTATTTCAGTTTCTAA
- the rseP gene encoding RIP metalloprotease RseP: protein MEIFIKLSQFLLSLSLLIILHELGHFIPAKLFKTRVEKFYLFFDVKFSLLKKKIGETEYGIGWLPLGGYVKISGMIDESMDKEQMAQPQQPWEFRSKPAWQRLIIMLGGVTVNFILAFIIYIGMAFAYGDTYIANEDLKDGLLIENPAMIKAGFKTGDKILAVDGTSIVKFDNEINMKIVMGKEVLIERNGTEQTLKMPKDFIDQLTKYEKSPVVSIRMPFVIGAVTEESTNKALQSKDIILSLNGQKTKYFDEAKTILDQNKGKTIPAVVLRDQKETVVQLVVNNEGKLGVQLGGLGMDSLEKLGYYKVSTQKYGFLESIPVGIEKGKNQLIGYGKQLKMIFNPDTGAYKQVGGFAAIYNIFPNSWSWEVFWGITALLSIMLGVMNLLPIPALDGGHVMFLLYEIVSGKKPSDKFLENAQMVGFVLLITLLVFANGNDIYKAIIGK, encoded by the coding sequence ATGGAAATTTTTATTAAGCTTTCTCAATTTTTATTGAGCTTATCATTACTGATTATACTTCACGAACTGGGACATTTTATTCCTGCTAAATTATTCAAAACCAGAGTTGAGAAATTCTATTTGTTTTTTGACGTTAAATTTTCCTTGTTAAAAAAGAAAATTGGTGAAACCGAATACGGAATTGGTTGGCTGCCGTTGGGTGGTTATGTAAAAATTTCGGGAATGATTGACGAGAGTATGGACAAGGAACAAATGGCTCAACCTCAACAACCCTGGGAATTTCGTTCTAAACCGGCTTGGCAACGTTTGATTATTATGCTAGGCGGAGTTACGGTCAACTTTATTTTAGCTTTTATTATTTACATTGGGATGGCATTTGCTTATGGTGACACTTATATCGCAAATGAAGATTTGAAAGATGGTCTTTTAATTGAAAACCCTGCCATGATTAAAGCTGGTTTTAAAACCGGAGATAAAATCCTTGCGGTTGATGGAACTTCAATTGTTAAATTTGACAACGAAATCAACATGAAAATCGTAATGGGTAAAGAAGTACTTATCGAAAGAAACGGTACTGAACAAACTTTAAAAATGCCTAAGGATTTTATTGACCAACTTACCAAATACGAAAAATCTCCTGTGGTTTCTATCCGAATGCCATTTGTAATTGGTGCTGTAACTGAAGAATCTACTAATAAAGCTTTACAATCTAAAGACATTATCTTATCCTTAAACGGTCAAAAAACAAAATACTTTGACGAAGCCAAAACTATTTTAGACCAAAACAAAGGAAAAACAATTCCTGCTGTGGTTTTGCGTGACCAAAAAGAAACAGTTGTTCAGCTTGTGGTGAACAACGAAGGAAAATTAGGTGTTCAATTGGGAGGTTTAGGAATGGACTCTTTAGAGAAATTAGGCTACTATAAAGTAAGTACACAAAAATATGGTTTCTTAGAATCTATTCCTGTTGGAATCGAAAAAGGGAAAAACCAATTAATTGGATACGGAAAACAATTGAAAATGATTTTCAATCCAGATACAGGTGCCTATAAACAAGTAGGCGGATTTGCTGCTATTTATAATATTTTCCCAAATAGCTGGAGTTGGGAAGTATTTTGGGGTATCACTGCTCTGTTATCCATTATGCTTGGTGTAATGAACTTATTACCTATTCCGGCTCTTGATGGTGGACATGTTATGTTTTTGTTATACGAAATAGTTTCAGGCAAAAAACCAAGTGATAAATTCCTAGAGAACGCCCAAATGGTTGGTTTTGTTTTGCTTATCACACTGTTAGTATTTGCTAATGGAAATGATATTTATAAAGCCATTATAGGCAAATAA
- a CDS encoding GIY-YIG nuclease family protein gives MHFVYIIYSSDKDTFYIGETSDIELRQEWHNSTIFKNSHTKIANDWTVFHLIKCVDIFQARKIEKHIKSMKSKTYIYNLKKYPEISEKLLLKHS, from the coding sequence ATGCACTTTGTTTACATTATTTATTCTTCAGATAAAGATACTTTCTACATCGGTGAAACTTCAGATATTGAACTTAGGCAGGAATGGCACAACTCAACCATATTTAAAAACTCACATACTAAAATAGCAAATGATTGGACAGTATTTCATCTTATCAAATGTGTAGACATTTTTCAAGCAAGAAAAATAGAAAAACACATAAAAAGCATGAAAAGCAAAACATACATTTATAATCTCAAAAAGTATCCTGAAATTTCCGAAAAACTACTACTTAAACATAGTTAA
- a CDS encoding NADH:flavin oxidoreductase/NADH oxidase has product MSSKLFSPLSIKSITLKNRIVISPMCQYSSTDGFANDWHLVHLGSRASGGAGLIIQEATAVSPEGRISPEDLGIWKDEHIEKMKAITVFIKSQNAVPGIQLAHAGRKASVSSPWKGNKKLDASQGGWQTVAPSAIPYHDSEPFLPEALDKNGIQKVIADFKAATKRAVQAGYEVLEIHAAHGYLLHQFLSPLSNTRTDEYGGSFENRIRFTMEVLEAVQTEWPENLPLFVRISATDWAEGGWNEEESIQLSKILKEKGVDLIDVSSGGAVSHQKITLGPGYQVPFAERIKKEVEILTGAVGLITDAFQAEAILQNKQADMVLFARESLRNPNLGLDFAKALGAEVDWPKQYERAKLK; this is encoded by the coding sequence ATGTCTTCAAAATTATTTTCTCCTCTTTCGATAAAAAGTATTACGCTAAAAAACAGAATTGTCATTTCTCCTATGTGCCAATATTCGTCAACAGACGGTTTTGCTAACGATTGGCATTTGGTACATTTGGGCAGTCGTGCCAGTGGTGGAGCGGGACTGATTATTCAGGAAGCGACTGCGGTATCGCCTGAAGGAAGAATTTCACCCGAAGATTTAGGAATCTGGAAAGACGAGCATATCGAAAAAATGAAGGCTATTACCGTTTTTATCAAAAGTCAGAATGCAGTTCCGGGAATTCAGTTGGCGCATGCTGGTCGAAAAGCAAGTGTTTCTTCACCTTGGAAAGGCAATAAAAAACTGGATGCTTCACAAGGCGGCTGGCAAACAGTGGCGCCATCTGCAATACCTTATCACGATTCAGAACCTTTTCTTCCAGAAGCTTTGGACAAAAACGGAATCCAAAAAGTGATTGCTGATTTTAAAGCAGCAACAAAGAGAGCTGTTCAAGCAGGTTATGAGGTTTTAGAAATTCATGCCGCTCATGGTTATTTATTGCATCAGTTTTTATCACCATTGTCGAATACTAGAACCGATGAATATGGAGGAAGTTTTGAAAACCGAATTCGTTTTACGATGGAAGTTCTAGAGGCAGTTCAAACCGAATGGCCTGAAAATTTACCTTTGTTTGTGCGTATTTCGGCTACGGATTGGGCGGAAGGTGGATGGAATGAAGAAGAATCTATCCAACTTTCTAAAATTCTAAAAGAAAAAGGAGTCGATTTGATTGATGTGTCTTCTGGAGGAGCAGTTTCACATCAAAAAATTACTTTAGGTCCGGGGTATCAGGTTCCTTTTGCCGAAAGAATTAAAAAAGAAGTCGAAATTTTAACGGGAGCTGTTGGTTTAATTACTGATGCATTTCAGGCAGAAGCAATTTTGCAGAATAAACAAGCAGACATGGTTCTTTTTGCCCGTGAATCGCTTCGCAATCCTAATTTGGGATTGGATTTTGCGAAAGCATTAGGAGCAGAAGTCGATTGGCCAAAACAATACGAAAGAGCAAAATTAAAATAG
- a CDS encoding Gfo/Idh/MocA family protein translates to MKTIKAALLSYGMSGKVFQAPFLELHPGFELVGSWERSKKLIQEDYPHVKSYASIDEILADDVDLVVVNTPIETHFEYTKKVLEAGKHAIVEKAFTSTVAEAEELAALAKANGVKLAVFQNRRWDSDFKTVRQVLVDGSLGEIVEAEFHFDRYNPQLSPKQHKETVNSGSGILKDLGPHIIDQALYLFGFPKAVFADIRITRENSVVDDWIDVVLYYTDFRVRLKASFFVRETNPAYVIHGKKGSFLKPRGDVQEDDLKVMKKPNLDSWGTEPLDKEGFLHTEIDGRIMHGRIPTLKGNYYDFFDGVYNAIVNDTAEPVTAEDGARVMQIIEAAILSNKEKRVVDL, encoded by the coding sequence ATGAAAACAATAAAAGCGGCTTTACTTTCTTATGGAATGTCTGGAAAAGTGTTTCAGGCACCTTTTTTAGAATTACATCCAGGATTTGAGTTAGTTGGTTCTTGGGAAAGAAGTAAAAAATTAATTCAGGAAGATTATCCACACGTAAAAAGTTATGCTTCTATTGATGAAATTCTGGCTGATGATGTTGATTTGGTAGTGGTAAATACACCCATTGAAACGCATTTTGAATATACCAAAAAAGTTTTGGAAGCGGGCAAGCATGCTATTGTAGAAAAAGCATTCACGTCAACAGTAGCGGAAGCGGAAGAATTAGCTGCTTTGGCAAAGGCAAATGGGGTTAAATTAGCCGTTTTTCAAAACAGGAGATGGGATAGTGATTTTAAAACGGTTCGCCAAGTTCTAGTAGATGGTTCTCTGGGTGAAATTGTAGAAGCCGAATTTCATTTTGACCGTTATAATCCGCAATTGAGTCCGAAACAACATAAGGAAACCGTGAATTCAGGTTCCGGAATTTTGAAAGATTTGGGTCCGCATATTATTGATCAAGCATTGTATTTGTTTGGTTTCCCAAAAGCTGTTTTTGCTGATATTCGTATAACTCGTGAAAACTCAGTAGTTGATGATTGGATTGATGTGGTATTGTACTATACTGATTTCAGAGTGCGTTTGAAAGCGAGTTTCTTTGTGCGCGAAACCAATCCGGCTTATGTGATTCATGGTAAAAAAGGTTCTTTCTTAAAACCAAGAGGCGATGTACAGGAAGACGATTTGAAAGTGATGAAAAAACCTAATTTGGATTCCTGGGGAACAGAACCTTTGGATAAAGAAGGTTTTTTACACACTGAAATTGACGGCAGAATCATGCACGGCAGAATCCCGACGCTTAAAGGGAATTACTATGATTTTTTTGATGGGGTTTATAATGCTATTGTCAATGATACTGCAGAACCTGTTACCGCTGAAGATGGCGCAAGAGTAATGCAAATAATTGAAGCCGCTATCCTAAGTAATAAAGAAAAAAGAGTGGTTGATTTGTAA